Part of the Salinigranum rubrum genome is shown below.
GAACGGTCCTGCGACCGCGGCCGCGACGAAGACGACGGCGCCGACGTACACGAGCCGTCGGTTGTCGTACCGGTCCATCAGGAGTCCGCTGGGGAGCTGAAACACCACCCAGCCGAGGAAGACGACGCTGATCGACAGCCCGGCGGCGGGCTTGCCGATGCCGAACGCGTCGACGAAAAACGAGATGATGCTCGCCGGGGCGAAGGTGTACGCGTTGAACCCGGTCGAGACGAGGAAACACCCCGCGAGCACCACCCACGGACGCCTCGCCGATGCCGACTCGGCAGTCATACCCAGAGGTGCTTCAGGGGGTCGTAAAGCCCCGTTGGTTGCGGCCTCCCGTGCCGCCGAACCCGAGTCGAGCCGACGGGTGTTTCCCGACCCCGTCGCTGGCCTCCGCGCTCTCGCTCAGGCCGACTCCGACTCCGTCTCGCCGGCGTCGAACACGTCCGGATTCGCCGGCCCGTCGGCGTGGACGACCGCCAGTGCGCCCTTCCGGGCGACCCGCGAGAGCGCGTGGTCGACGAGCTTGTAGTCGCCCGGGACGGGCGTGTGCATCGTCACGACGGCCGCGCTCCCCGGGAGGACGGGCGTCGTCTGGACGTACCTGTCGGGTGTCGAGGCGAGCGCGCCCTGCCTGTACACCTCGTCCCACACGGAGCCGATGGCGTGGAAGCTCGAGAACTGGTTCGGCCCGCCGACGCCGTAGAAGATCCGGACGGTCTCGTCCGTCCGGATGTTCATCTCGTCGTACTTCTGCGGACCGATGGCGTACTTCTCGCCGTTCATCAGGACGTACGTCGGGTCCTCGGCCGCCATCCGGGCGAACGAGAAGCCGTGGTGGCCCTCCTCGCCGGTCTCTCCCTCGGTGTAGAGTTCGTGTTGACCGAGGTAGAATTCGTGGTCCACCTCGGGGAGCCCGCCCTCGGGTTCGACGAGGATGATCCCGAACATCCCCGCCGAGATGTGGTAGTCGACGTTCGCCACCGCACAGTGGTAGATGAACGCGCCGGGGTACGTCACCTGGAACGTCAGGCGTTTCTCCTCGCCGGGGGCGACCATCGTCGCCTCCGCACCGCCGCCGGGCCCGCGGCACGCGTGGAAGTCGACGTTGTGGACCATCGAGTTGTCCGGGTGGTTTCGGATGGTGAGGTCGACGGTGTCGCCCACGCGCGTCCGGATGAGTGGACCCGGCACCTGCCCGTCGAACGTCATGTAGTCGAACGTGACGCCCGGCTCCACCTCGGCGACGAGTTCCAGCGTCTCGAGTTCGACCGGCACCACGGCGGGTTCCGTCCGCGTGATGGGGGGCGGGAGGTCGCGCGGGTCCGCTGCGATCCGTTCGACGTCGACGGCTTTCGCCGCGTCCAGTTGCGCCGTCGGGGTCGTCGCCACCGCCCCCGCATCCACGTTCACGTTCGCGTCAGCGCGTGGCGCGCCGGCCACACAGCCGGCCAGTGCCGCCGCGCCGCCGAGTCCGGTCGCCTGTAACACCTGTCGTCGCGTCAGTTCGAGTGACATGGTCAACAGGTGTTCCTCCGCGGAGGGTGGCTATAGCTCGTGAATTCGGTTCTCTCGCGGGGAGAAGACGAACGAACACGTTCGGAGTCCGACCGCCGATTCTCGGTCTCTGAGAGCGTCGTACCAGTCGCAGTATCGAAAATACCGGCGGTCGCGTGACCGTCGTGACGCCTACGCGGTCGGTGCGTCGGTGTCGAGTTCGCCCGTCTCGTCGAGGCTGCTCAGCGCCGTGA
Proteins encoded:
- the nirK gene encoding copper-containing nitrite reductase; translated protein: MSLELTRRQVLQATGLGGAAALAGCVAGAPRADANVNVDAGAVATTPTAQLDAAKAVDVERIAADPRDLPPPITRTEPAVVPVELETLELVAEVEPGVTFDYMTFDGQVPGPLIRTRVGDTVDLTIRNHPDNSMVHNVDFHACRGPGGGAEATMVAPGEEKRLTFQVTYPGAFIYHCAVANVDYHISAGMFGIILVEPEGGLPEVDHEFYLGQHELYTEGETGEEGHHGFSFARMAAEDPTYVLMNGEKYAIGPQKYDEMNIRTDETVRIFYGVGGPNQFSSFHAIGSVWDEVYRQGALASTPDRYVQTTPVLPGSAAVVTMHTPVPGDYKLVDHALSRVARKGALAVVHADGPANPDVFDAGETESESA